The Plasmodium relictum strain SGS1 genome assembly, contig: PRELSG_00_v1_376, whole genome shotgun sequence genome segment ttttttctttttaaaataaataaaaataaatttaacaaaaatagtataacacaaaaaaaaaaacgataaattctttttttaaaagaatgcATGGCTAACTCGCTATTTTTCGTATGAACTATCATATAAGGttgataatatattttattaactgAGTAGACAACTAAGATTATATATAATCTATTCAGAATAATGAGAAATggattttattaaataatatcattgaaaaaataaagtataaatttttataatataaatataattaaatatttatattctcacaaaattttatttttaaataaataattattcattcatctattttctttttccttttctaccttttctaaaaaaataaaaattcctttttttaatttatatagaaaaaaaaaatataaagaatacagaagaattaataaaatgatcatttttcttttttaattttatttgttccagcagtaatttatatatatataaaataatttttaattttttaataaaatattttattaaattttctgGAAAGTATTAATTTAgcaaaatttttattcacATGGTTTTCTCAaacaattataataatacataaaaaaatgataattaaaattttcatattctttATCTATGTAGTTCCAATTAAAAAGTTATAGCAGAAtattcaattaataaattttttatattcatatatagcttttttttaaagcgTTTTACTTATGTAtatgttaaaataaattaaaatggaAAATCATAAATGGTGGTTAACAAAAGAtatcattaaatttttataagacAATAGTTGTTAATATACAAATTATAGACCCATGCCTTgtatagttaaaaaaaaaaaaaaggcaatttttttttttttgaaaatataataaaagatataatggaaatgtttttgtaaaaattttgGTTCTCAAATagaattcatttttaaaaaaaaaagttttaattctaaatcaaaaagaaaaacaaaagttattttgtttttataatatttaatttttatttattttcgaAATACTGTTAATAgccataatttaaaatttatttgtttaaattaattattttacatGATCAATAGTTTTAACAAGGATTTAaatttctaataaaaataaaagtgtaTTTTAGGTAAATAAATATccttaaaataatttctcAGTTATgtatatgatatatataaaatttacataGTGGtagtataaatattttttacaataaGTAAAATTAGGGGCGTCTTTATATTTCTCTtcattaatttgtttgttcagTGCTCTAGAAAAGTCACTAAAaagcaaattaataaaataaatttataatatatatgaaaagtttttagaaaaaatatagaattatatcctgcaaaaaaaaaaatatagttttttttttctgaattcataattatatttattgttaatataaagaagaaatCTTATAAAGTTGCAAGTGATattgtctttttttaattggtaataaaatttgataaaaaacTAACTTTTTAgatgaataaaataattttatgcattctaaaaaatatcttataatttaataaatagttTGTTTctttcaaaaataataaaaaataagttaaaaaggatgaaaagaaaaatttataataattttacaatattatataaattatactaTAGaactttaaataattttttagaaatttattttaattgtattttttttaacattcaATTTTACATTTCCacacatttattttatgttttttaaatattcatttaaataacttttatatattctattctttcaaaataaattttttataaaattgtatataaaatattcgaaaattttcttcattttaaaatattatttaaataattttttttattttttacagaTGAAGAATTTTcatgaaaataattaaatgaaagcaaaattttattttttcttttctatataaatattatttgattaatgcaataatatattataaaaaaatcgttgaaaaaaaattttagtttttctattttttttctaaatgtaataaaaaaaaaatattatattttatttttaaagtatttatatttttaataaaatattactaagattcatttatataaaaattaatttaacattgtaaaatttacattatttCAGGTATGGTaaagctaaaaaaaaaaaaaagtttttaatatCCGTAGTTACACCCattaacaataataaaattattattaaaataaaattcaaattatattttattaattataatagtaaaaaaaaaatttttaaataaataattcatttagCACATAAGTATCATTCATGGTGATAATGTGAGtttcaaattttaataaatttcaaATATTATGAAgacaataataattttaattttattttattaaaattgtaTTATTGTACTACAATGATGTAATAACAATGTTTATTTcgttaaataatattaatgaaaagaaaaataagattaaaaagaaatttaaataGAGAATATGCACTAATTTTACAGTAAGTGAATATTAATGctatcattattatattttaataatacaataatatttttattatatggcagttatatttttgtaataacAAGGTATATTGGAGTTATATTTGCAtgcataaattattttataaaaaagttaatataaaaattggaATTATtactaaaagaaaaaaaagcaaGCAAAAAAACAAGGAAAGGAAAAATTGTGTAAAATAATAGAATGactaaaatattattaagtacaataaaaaaaataaattaaaaaataaataaataactatatatatatatgcatatgtaCGAATTACACATTAAAGTAGTAACTATTTAACAATTGCTgatgatgataaaaaaaatgaagtataaaacaaaataaaaatataattatattatattaaaaaaaaaatagtattgGAATATTATTGTCAATATAACATGCAAAAATGAAATTACAGTTGAAATAATGAGCATAAAGATACTTTTATGTATAAATTATgtgataataattaaaaaggtaaataaaagtatatatttaagtGTAGATATATAATTAACAGTAAAatgttcaaaaaaaatttactatTGGTGGGAAGAGAGAATGGAAAAGTAAACTAATTTTAATAGCATAGTCTTTCaaaatgatattttatttaaattttttttattttggtattttaattttcatatttcactatatgtaatattttctaaaatgTAAATTCTATGTATCatgagaaaataaaatatttttacagattcatttttatatttcaccttatttttttcctttttttgcAAAACTACATTTGAATAAAGTTAATACCTTTTTTaaggtaaaaaaaattgattttttgttatttattaaaaatgaaaataaataaatagataacaaaaaaattttaaataaatatctttttttttttttatttttactataatttttttttttaaatgtgtGCCAACTTTAGTTTTGCCTTCTtaagaattattattataattattatttttagtaaaaattaatttcttttcattgggataattataaagaaaaaatggatAAGGCGttgttaaatttaaaatctACCCGAGGTGACATTATTTTAGAAACTGCACttgattatataaaagataaatcaaataaaaaagtaaatttatCTTTTGGTGCAATTATGGCGGAAGATGGAAATTATTACTCATTTAAAAGTGTCAATGAAGCGGAGAAAATAGTTATAGAACAATATAAAGATAAaccatatatatttactaatGGAACAAAagaattttctattttaacgCAAGAGCTACTATTTggaaaaaattcaaaatatatgaaagaaaaaaggaTATGTACTATTCAAACCATTGGAGGAGACGGTTCTATATTTTTAGCAATCAAATTTTTAAAGagtttaaatattaaatgtatatatgtaACTAATTCTTATTATGTAACACATGTTACTATGATAAAAGCATGTGACTTAACtccaaaatatttaaatttttatgataGCAATTTAGGGGATATAAATTAcgatctttttttaaatgatttaaaaaatattgaagatGGCTCATGCATTATTCTTCAAACTTTTGCTTGTAATCCATGTAGTATGAATATTAAAGAAGAATATTTTGAAGAGattattgatatttttttaaaaaaaaaacacatAGTTGTTTTTGATGTTGCTTATTTATGTTTTGGGAATTCTAGCTTAGAGAAAGATGTATTATTAATTAGAAAATTTGAAGAAAATGGAATTGCTTTTATTGTATCTCAAACCTTTTCGAAATGTATGGCTATCTATGGTAGTCGTGCTGGTGCATTACATATTATTTGTGAAAATAAGTCTCAAAGACAATCAGTTGCTAATAAGTTATGTAGTATTGCTGAAGCAAGCTACGGTACCCCATCTGTTCATGTTAATAGAGTTATATGTGAAATTttaagaaatgaaaaattgaAATCCTCTTGGATAAAAGATTTATGTGAATTGTCAGaacatattaataataaacgCATTTTATTTCTCGAAAAGCTAGAATTTCAtcaaaaaaagtataatttaaattacgaatggaataaatataaaaaacagaGAGGtatatttgtttatattCCACTTATTGgtaaaatttttgaaaagtTAAGATTTTATCATATCTATATAATACATAGCGGAAGAATAAATGTTTCGGGAATTACTAAAGATAATGTTGATTATATAGCTGACATTATTTGTCTATGTTTAAGTGAATTataggaaaaaaataaataaataaatataattatagtatgagtttttttttttttttcaaaacttttttttatttcgtCTTGAATTTGcgatttattcattttttttaagtttaatACTGTGAATTAAGAATATCTTTTAActaaaataaagataatattaATACTAATACTAATTTTACATTGATATATTAGATGTAAAGTTAgcaaattttctttttttatattttttaattaatatgtaTTTTAAGTAAGAATTTATTgaagtaaatatttttccctttttattgctaaattttgaatttatatactaattctttataaagttatagaaaaaaaaaaattacacatACTTACTATCATAAAACTACTTTAAGGCTTTTGATTCATAACCTGCCTATTTAATTccttttcataaaaattatttaaatatgataCATtgcattatataaaaaagaaaaatatatatatatatataaatatatatttttttaaatactttaaaacaataattaatttataaaaaaattaacttttaCGTTCATGAACAATGTTTAGCAATAGCTGCGCttactaaaaaaatgaaaaaaaataaaataatataaaatttataagttTTCACAAACTTCATCActtaattcataaaaaagcATGATTAATTTAtagaaatttaaaatttatttttctaaaagaaaaattagtttttcttaagaaaaaatattctttaaagTTGAGTAAACGTTAAAAATTGTAcataaataacaaaataaaaatacgaAAGAATTTCGAgtattttaacttttttctttttgaaaaataaaaaaattatctttcaaaaaaaattttagttaGATGGTAGacaaattagaaaaaataaaaaaagattaaattaaattaaattaaattagataaaataatatgataAAATGCAATGAAACAAAAGAGTAATgttattaattcttttttcttcattttttatatctttttaaaatttatattattaattataaaaaaaaatttatgaagtTTAATATAAGTTacaagaaaattatattgattttatctatttttctAAGTGAAACTTTCATAATTAAAAcaaagaatattaaaaaacgTGTTCACTCGTTTTttgattattaaaaataactatTCATGttcttataaaattttgatgtaattttttttttttttttacaaatacatttatttcataaaatattGATTAAATGTGAAATTCATAAGaataaatcatttatatagacatataaataaatatattttaattattaattcacaatttaaaatgataattataatattaatacttacatttagtaaataaaaatattaatatttttaaataccttaatttttaatataacgTAAAGAAAGGCttattttgtatattatcaaagatttttatttgaagatttatgttttaataaaaataagtatatatgttttattaagTTATATAAACATGTatcttataaaataattattaagaataataaaaatattgaattaACATTCTTATTTAAAGGATTATAACtgttataataaataaaatatttatttcataacATAAAAAGCTATTATATTAAACTTATCATTAGCAAAAACATTGTTGTAATGACCAAAACCAATATAGATTATTCTAcatactttttattaatttgtttgtttaatactctacaGAAATCTTTGAACAGACAACTAATAAATCAGTATATTCGATATATATGTATGCTAAATTCATAAATTTCTCCAGTTTAGAAAGTTTTATTCCGTATGAAGGAACTtatctaaaaaatttaatattcattttgactaaataattctatattttatgaagaaaatgaaaacttttactttataagaaaaaaaaaccttacatatattttgttaaaatCATTTGGATTTAAGTAAATAATTCACAAATATATTGCAATGAtaatctaataaaaatatattttatatatatatactcaaaaaaaaaatacatattaattaaataacacaaatacatttattaatgcaatttaaatttttttttgcaaaaataattaaaatttgctAATAAGTTTAGTAAAAATAGcttatttacatattttaacTGTAAATACGTTGTTActataaatgaatattttaaatataaataatttactacatttaaattttttcattttttatattattagatagtatatttataattaccaataaatgaaaatatagtaaaaaaCTAATATTAATACATACTATATTATTAGCTAATATAGAAATTAACCTTCTTTTATGttcttattataataataaaagaaataaatatttacgTATGTATGATGTGTAGTATTTATATGCGTTTAgtaactatatatataatatagtATTAGTAgtaataagaaataaaatacttatttttatattttcttttaggtatagatatatatatttttttttttgatatttctAAATGTGTAATCATGAATTTAgtgataaattatttttattctggTGCATAAAACCAattataaattctttttaaatatgtaatTTTGGTTCGAATATATAAGAATATGATAATTACAAAGTTCTAGAATTGCTTAGATGCAAAAGAATAATCtctctaaaaaaaataataatttttaataaatattttttattattatatatattttttttatatcttatattagcaatataatttttttaaagtaaaaaatttatttaaacatATGTATTTTAATCAAGAAAAATAGATTTCCTgcttatatataattttatttaagatatatgaaatatttatattttcttcattatatataaataatatgtgaaaaattaaaatatggaaatgaaaaatttttattctagatgttatatttatattttcataaaatgtATATTATGCATTATATTAGTACTCCAATCTTTAagtttacttattttttttatttaaaaaatttttaatcaaTTTAAGTTTTTCATAGTATCATAAATGTATTAACTATTTTATAGTTAATAAAACTAGTTGCTAACCTTTTAAAATACGAAGTTACAATGATTCTTCACTAAATATGATATTTTAAATCTGGAGAATTTATCCAAGAGCACACGAACCAAATAGCTAAAatgttcaaaaaaaaaaaaaaattgtatgtttgtattttattaacTGGGTGTTCGTTTATTCGCCTTACTGTAGTATCTAACATATACACTACAAATAAGCACATAGAAAATtgttcttattttattaattatttaaaacacATACCTTATTTATTATCTAGCCTATTATTCATTTCCTACTTGAACTAATTTATAcactattattattgtaCCCATAtcatacatttttattatatacctaataaaactaataacaaaaatagttcaaaaaaaaattttttttttttttaattgtttttttctaataaaaaaagaaaaaaattcccttacaattatatatttacttcATTCTCCTTTTATGTAGtgcattaataaaaaaaaatttgtacaATATACATAGTGTATACATTTTAATGAGTATATTTATTAACTTCGCATACTTTAACATGAACAAATAAAa includes the following:
- a CDS encoding aspartate aminotransferase, putative → MDKALLNLKSTRGDIILETALDYIKDKSNKKVNLSFGAIMAEDGNYYSFKSVNEAEKIVIEQYKDKPYIFTNGTKEFSILTQELLFGKNSKYMKEKRICTIQTIGGDGSIFLAIKFLKSLNIKCIYVTNSYYVTHVTMIKACDLTPKYLNFYDSNLGDINYDLFLNDLKNIEDGSCIILQTFACNPCSMNIKEEYFEEIIDIFLKKKHIVVFDVAYLCFGNSSLEKDVLLIRKFEENGIAFIVSQTFSKCMAIYGSRAGALHIICENKSQRQSVANKLCSIAEASYGTPSVHVNRVICEILRNEKLKSSWIKDLCELSEHINNKRILFLEKLEFHQKKYNLNYEWNKYKKQRGIFVYIPLIGKIFEKLRFYHIYIIHSGRINVSGITKDNVDYIADIICLCLSEL